GCACCGAGCtcaggctgggggggggtcaGGTCCCAGCGGGACCACGGACACCCCTGagcaccccatagacacccatagacCCCCTGagcaccccatagaccccctgagcccccatagaccccccacTGGCCCCACAGCCCCCTATAGAcacccaccagccccacagcccccctgaaccccccatagccccccacagccccccatcCACTTCTGCAACCCTGTACATGCGCCAACCCCCTCgggacccccccaaatccctccAAGCCCCCCCTTAACCACTACCGTAAGgttaacccccccccccccagcccccccatggggcagcccccccTCACCTGAGCAGCCGGAGGGTGTCGGGGGTGCTGGGCCCTTCCAGCAGCACATAGACCGTGGGGCgcccggggggcggcggggcgggggggggcgcgggAGCCCCCTCGGTTGCCCCACGGGACATCGCCACCCCCCGCGCCCCACGGCGCCGCTCAGCAGCTCCCTatggggccggggggggcggAAACACACACACTATGgggctgaaagagctgggggggggggtctctATGGCGCCCAGGGAGGTCTCTATAGGGCTGGGGGAGCCTATGGAGCAGGACGGGCTGTGAAtcgctatggggctggggggggctgcGGAGCGCGGGGGGTCACTATGGGGCCGGGGGGTCACTATGGGGCCGGGAGTGGTGCCTATGGGTCCCTACGGGCCCGGGGGGGTCCCGCTGCCCCGCTCGcgctctatggggctggggcaggaagcgccggtgggggggggggcgggcagGAAGTGACAtcacggggcgggggggaggggggggccgCAGGGGGGACCCCGACACCCGCCCGCGGCCCGCGCAGGCCCGAGCGGGACCGGAGCCGCCGCGTCCGTAGCGCCGGCGCccgcggggggagcggggcccCCCCCCGagcaccgggacccccccgagcaccgggacccccccccgggAGGTGAGGTGAGGAGGGGGCGCCCCGGGGCATTGTGGGAAACGGGACCCCCCCCTTCCGCCATGGGGCCGAGTTGGGCCTAGGGCATGGGGGGGGCCTGGGGCATTGGGGGTTGTtgaggggcaatgggggggaCCCGGCCATGGGTCAGTGGCGCGGGACCCCGAGGCCCTTTGGGGGGGGATGGACCCGGCAATGGGTccctcggggggggggggacccgAAGGCTCTTTGGGGGAGGGTGGCAGTGGGTCCCTTTAGTGGGGGGGACCCCGGCAATGGGTCCATGGGGGGGACCCGGAAGCTCTTTGGGGGCGGGTCGTGGCAATGGGTCCCTGGGGGGGGAACACCCAGGTCCTTTGGGGGGGAGGTTCCGTCCATGGGTCCTTCTGGGGGGGGAGACCCGGAAGccctttggggggggggggacccgggttcttgggggggggtgtctccACAAAGGATCCCTTGGCGGGGGGTCCCGGCCATGGGTCAATGAGGGGGGGGGACCCCGGAGGGGGGAGGGGCCAGAGGCGGAAGCGGAGGAAGAGGAGCCGGGACATGGGGCTGGGCGGGAGGAACTGGGTGCTGACTCCCAACCCCTGACCCCCGCAGTAGCTCGGGGGTGGGGGCACCGGACCCCCCCCCAGCGCCAGACCCCCCCCATGGGATGGAGCTGAGGGGCCACATCCTGCCCCCCGGCACGCACAGCCCCGCAGGTACGTGACCCCCGACCTCTGACCCCAACGGTGTCCCTTGACCCCGGGTGCCTTGCGGTGACCCCTGATCTCTGCGCTCTGGTGCTGCCAGACCTCTGCCCCTTGAGCTCTGGTCGCTTGTGGGGACCCTGACCTCTGACCCCTGGTGATCCCCAACCTCTGACCCACATGTCCCTGACCTGTGTCCTCATGGTAACCCCTGTCCCTGGCACCCCTTGATCTCTGCCCCCTGCCCTGGTGCCCTTTGACCCCTGTCCCCGGTGCCCTTTGACCCCTGGTGGCATGTGGTGACCCCGACCTGTGTCTATGGCGATTCCTATGCCTGGTGCCCCTTGACCTCTGATCTCCATAGCCCTAATTTGTGTCTCGAGTGGTGACCCTTATACTTGGTGTGTCCGATCTGCGTCTTCTGATTTCTAACCCCTGACCCTCGTGCCCCCAGCGCCGGTGccccccaacccctgccccccatgtccctgaCCTGTGTCCCTGGTGCCCCCTGTCCCTGGTGCCCCGGTGCTGCCCTGGTGCTGGTGCCGGTGCTGAcgcggtgccggtgccggtgcaGGGCCGGGCACGGGGCGGCTGCAGGAGCTGCGGGAGCGGCAGCGGGGGCTGCGCCAGGCGNNNNNNNNNNNNNNNNNNNNNNNNNNNNNNNNNNNNNNNNNNNNNNNNNNNNNNNNNNNNNNNNNNNNNNNNNNNNNNNNNNNNNNNNNNNNNNNCCAATGACCCACGGGGAGGCCCCAATGACCCACAGGGGATCCCAATGACCCATGGGAGGACCCCAATGACCCATGGTCATTCCCAATGACCCACGGGGAGGCCCCAATGACCCACAGGGGATCCCAATGACCCATGGGGAGGCCCCAATGACCCACAGGGGATCCCAATGACCCATGGGGAGACCCCAATGACCCATAGTGGGTCCCCAATAACCCATATTGGGACCCCAATGACCCTTGGGGTCCCCAATGACCCATGGGGGGACCTCAATGACCCATGGTCATTCCCAATGAGACCCCTATAACCCACGGTGAGTCCCCAGTGACCCATGGGAGGGGATCTCAGCGGCCCATAGGGTGACCCAATGCCCCACGGAAGGGACCCCAatgcccccccccgcccccccccaccccgggggTGCTGTGGAGGGCGCTGGGCTCCGCTGACCCCCCCCGTGGCGGCAGAGCTGAGCGAGCACGAGGTGTCGGCGGTGGTGACGGGCCCGTCGGGGCAGGCGGTGGCGGCGCAGGCGCTGGAGGGCGACGGCGGCACCTACAGCATCCGGTTCGTGCCGGCCGAGACCGGCGTGCACTCGGTCAGCGTGAAGGACCGGGGCCAGCACGTGCCCGGCAGCCCCTTCCAGTTCACCGTGGGGCCGCTGGGCGAGGGGGGGGCTCACAAGGTGCGAGCCGGGGGACCCGGACTGGAGCGCGCCGAGGCGGGGGTGCCAGGTGAGTGGGGACCCCCCAGCACCGGCACAGGCACCCCGAATGCTGGGCTGAACCCCTTGAACCTGATACAGACACCCCTAAACCTGACCTGAACCCCTTAAATGTGACACGGACACCCCAAAAGCTGAGCTGAACCCCTTAAATGTGACACGGACACCCCTAAAGCTGACCTGAACCCCTTCAATGTGACACGGACACCCCTAAAGCTGACCTGAACCCCTTCAATGTGACACAGACACCCCTAAAGCTGACCTGAACCCCTTGAACCTGATAcagacaccccaaaacctgACCTGCACTCCTTAAACCTGATCTACACACCCCAAACCTGACCcagacaccccaaaacccagcgAGTGACCCCTTAATTCCATTTGCAGCTCCCCAAAACCCCGGGGGGGGACAACTCCCCAATTCCCTCTGGAGCTCCCCAAAATCTCTGGGGTTCCCTAAATCCTATTTGAGGCTCCTCAAAGTCTATGGGGGCTCCCCAAATCCACCTGTAGCGCCCTAAAACCCAGCGGGGGCTCCACTTGCAGctccccctccatccctcccatcCTCCTGACCTGCCCCCGTATCCCTCCCACTGGGTGACACCTGGGGGTGCTGCCCATGCCGGGGGAGGGGGTctgggggtgccgggggggggtcTCAGCCCTTGGGAGCTCCCTGACCCCCCTCTTTGTGCCCCCCCCAGCCGAGTTCAGCATCTGGACGCGGGAGGCGGGCGCCGGCGGCCTCTCCATCGCCGTGGAGGGGCCCAGCAAGGCCGAGATCGCCTTCGAGGACCGCAAGGACGGCTCCTGCGGCGTCTCCTACGTGGTGCAGGAGCCGGGTACGGGCACGGGGGGGCGCTGGAGAGAGACACGAAGTGGGGGGGGCTGTACAGGGACACATAGTGGGCGGGACTGGATAGAGGCACATAATGGGGGAGCTTATAGGGACGTATAATGGGGCTGTATAGAGGCATGTAATGAGGGGACTGTACAGAGACACAGTGGGGGGGCTGTATAGGGGACGCATAGAGGGACATTGGGGACCCCTGTCCCCAGCTCGGTGGCACGTCCCCGTGTGCAGGAGCCGGGTGCGGACACGGGGGTCGCTGTAGAGAGACACGAAATGGGGGCGCTGTATAGGGACACATAATGTGGGGGAGTGTATAGAGGCACATAATGGGGGGACTGTGTAGAGACACAGTGAGGGGGCCGTATAGGGACATATAATGGGGCTGGATAGAGGCACATAATGGGGGGACTGTATAGAGACACAGTGGGGGGGCTGTATAGGGGCACATAATGGGGGGCGCTGTATAGGGGACACATAGAGGGACATTGGGGACCCCCGTCCCCAGCTCGGTGCCACGTCGTCGTGTGCAGGAGCCGGGTGCGGACACGGGGGGGCGCTGTAGGGGCACACATGGGGGCCAGGTACGTGGTGCAAGAGCCGGGTACGGACACGAGGGGGCGCTGCTGAGAACGGGTTGCATGGGGGGGGGCGCGCTGTATAGGGGACATATAGGGGCACATTATGGACCCCCCCCCAGCTCGGTGCCACGTCCCCGTGTCCCCGCAGGTGACTACGAGGTGTCGGTGAAGTTCAACGAGGAGCACATCCCCGAGAGCCCGTTcgtggtggcggcggcggcgccgtGTGACGCTGCGCGGCGCCTCACTGTTTCTAGCCTTCAGGTGAGGCACCGGGAGAAACCCCCCCCCGcaccgggccgggccgggggctgcAGGGCCAGCGCCGAGCGGGGGGGGCAGGCACAGATAGAGGGGTATAGGGGGGTCAGTGGAGCCACATGGAGGGGTTTAGGGGGATAGTGGAGCCATACAGAGGAGTTTAGGGGCGTCTAAGGGGGACAATGGAGCTGTATAGGGGAGTTTAGGGGGGGTCTCAGGGGGTATGGGGGGGTAGTGGAGCCGTAGAGAGGGGTTTGGAGAGGTTTAAGGGGGTCTCAGTGGGATAATGGGGCCGCATCAGGGGGTTTAGGGGTTAATAGAGACACGTAGAGGGGTTTAGGGGGATATAGGGGGACAATGGAGCCACATAGGGGGGTTTAGGGGGTTTCAGGGGGATAGCGGAGCCACTTAGAGGGGTTTAGGGGGGTCGCAGGGGGACAGTGGAGCCAAATAGGGGGGTTTAGGGGGTCTCAGGGGGATAATGGAGACACATAAGAGGTTTTAGGGGGTCTCAGGAGGACAGTGGAGCTGTTTAGGGGGTTTAGGGGGGTTTGGAGGGGTCTCAGGGGGATAGTGGAACCACATAGAGGGCTTTAGGGGGGTCTCAGGGGGACGATGGAGCCACATGGGGGCttaggggggttttggggtgtctATAGGGGACAGTACAGCTCTAGTAGGGACTTtagggggggtttggggtgtctCAGGGGAACAGTGTAGCTGCATAGGGGGGATTtagtggggttttggggggtcttTAGGGTCAGCATAGCCCCATAGTGGGGTTtagtggggtttggggggacaGCAGAGGCTCAGTGAGGTCCGGGGGGGATGTAgctggttttggggtccccGCGCTGGCCaggctgccccccccccaaaccgGGGGGTCCCCGGGGGTTTCTCTCGTGTCTCTTTTAAAGGCTATTAACAGCCCCCCCCCACTTTGGGGGtcaccctggggctggggaggccTTAGCGGGAGCGAGCggccccccaaaaccccccctgCACTCCCAAAGCGGGGCCGGGGTCCCCCACTCGCTCCCGCTAAACCTTCCAGCCCCATAAGGTAAGTGGGGTACAGGGAGGGGTCCCGACACCCCCAAACTTTGGGGCACCCCAAAACCGGGGTGAGTCCCCCCATAACTTATATGAGGTAAGGATTTGGGGGTGTCCATCCCCCCCTGGGTTATTTGGGGTGAGGATTTGGGGGTGTCCATCCTCCCCACAATTATTTGGGGTGAGGATTTGGGGGTGTCCATCCCCCCCCCAGTTATTTGGGTTGAGGATTTGGGAGTGTCACCCCCTGGGGGAGCTAATTTGGGGTTTTCCCCCCCCAGATTTTGGGGTGCATCTCCCCCCACATCCTTTGGGGGGGTTTTACACCCCCTTAAACCAGGATTTGGTGCTGGGAGGGGGGGGCAATGCCGGGTTCTATCCCCTCCTCCTCAtttgggggtgccccccccggtttgggggtgccccccccccccgctgaTGGTCTCTGCCCCCCCCAGGAATCGGGGCTCAAGGTTCACCAACCCGCCTCCTTCGCCGTGAGCCTCAACGGGGCCAAGGGGGCGCTGGACGCCAAAGTGCACAGTCCCTCGGGGGCCCTGGAGGAGTGTCACATCACCGAGGTCACCGAAGGTGAGGGGGGGCCCCCCCGAACCTCCGCGTGCCCCCCCAACCTCCTGTGCCCCCCCCGAGCCCCGCTGTGCCCCCCCAAACCTGCTGctcccccccccaaagcccGCTGTGCGCCCGCCCAAACCCCTGTGCCCTCCCCTACGGGCGCTTGGGCTGAACCACTTCTGGCGCATGGCGGGGGGGTAGCGcccctgtggggctggagggaggatTTTGGCCCCCCCCACACTTCAGGGGCTCCCTCAAGCCCTATAGGCTTGGcttgggggtcccggggggtTGCAGTGAAGGGGAGTTGTGGGAGGGTGACCCTTCAGGGCCCCCCCCTAtgtttgggggtgctggggagggagaggctTAGGGGTGTCCCATAGACCCTCATGTCTTACAATGTAGGTCTTGGGTGGGGGTGTCATTGTAGGCTTTGGGGGGGCCCAGAGAGGGTCAGATGGCCCCTGGGGGGGGCGGGTTGGGGGTCCTCATGGTGTGTATGGGGCCACcgtggggttttgggggtccctgtggggtcaggggtgtctatgggggttCATTGACATCTATGGGGGTCCGGACCCCCCTGACCccggtgtccccccccagccaAGTATGCGGTGTGGTTCATCCCGCGGGTTCATTGATGTCTGTGGGAGTTCaggggtgtctatgggggttCATTGATGTCTGTGGGGGTTCaggggtgtctatgggggttCATTGATGTCTGTGGGGGTCCGGACCCCTTTTGACCCCATTGACCCCTCCATTGCCCCCCAGACAAGCGCACTGTGCGGTTCATCCTGCAGGTTCATCCTGTGGGTTCACTGATGTCTGTGGGGGTTCACTGATGTCTATGGGGGTTCACTGGTGTCTCTGTGGGTCCGGACCCCCCCTGACCCCATTGCTCCCCCCCAGACAAGTATGCGGTGCAGTTCATCCTGCGGGTTCATCAGTGTCTATGGGGTTCATTGGTGTCTATGGGGGTTCACTGGTGTCTCTGGGGGTTCATTGGTGTCTATGGGGGTTCACTGGTGTCTCTGGGGGTTCACTGGTGTCTCTGGGGGTCCCCTGACCCCCTTGCCCCCCGTTGCCCCCCCAGACAAGTACGCGGTGCGGTTCATCCCGCGGGAGAACGGGGTCTATTCCATCGACGTCAAGTTCGAGGGGTCGCACATCCCCGGGAGCCCCTTCAAGGTGCGCGTTGGGGAGCCGGGGCAGGCCGGGGACCCGGGGCTCGTGTCGGCCTATGGGCCGGGCCTGGAGGGCGGCACTACAGGTACGGACCGCGGGGGGGCGCTGTGGGGTTCCAGGcggctctatggggctctatggagctctatggggctctatggggttctttgggggttgggggggtctGCGGCTCATGTCTGTGGGGTTCTATGGAGCTCTGTGGGGTCATGGGGGGCTCTATGGGGGTTCTATGGGGGTTCTATGGGGTTCGGGGGAGCCGGCTGGGGAGCCGGGCTCATGTCAGCCTATGGGGCAGGCCTGGAGGGTGGCACTACAGGTACGGACCAGGGGGGGCGCTGTGGGGttctatggggctctatggggttctttggggtttgggggggtctgtgGGTCGTGGGGGGTCTATGTGGGTCTGCGGGGGTCTCTATGGAGATCTGGGGCATCGCTATGGGTTTGGGGGGGAGCTGGAGGGGGTCTGTGGTGTCGTAGTGGAGCTCCTGAAGTTGAGTCTCCATGGAgttctatggggctggggggatTCTATGGGGTCATAGTGGACCTCATGGAGCCAggggggtctctatggggttGTAGGGGACCTTAGGGcctctgtgtggttttggggtgtctcAGTGCAGTTtgggggctgttttggggcttttggggctgttttgggccgatttggggctgttttgggctaGTTTTGGGGTATCTCactgtgttttggggttgttttggggctgatcaggctggtttgggctggcttggggctggttttgggagTCTCTCACTGTATTTCGGGGCCCCCCCCAGGCTCCCCGTCAGAGTTCGTGGTGAACTCATCCAAGGAAGGCTCCGGGGCTCTGGTTTTGGGCTGggtttgggctgttttgggctgtttcagGCTgggtttgggctg
This genomic interval from Strigops habroptila isolate Jane unplaced genomic scaffold, bStrHab1.2.pri NW_022045577.1_ctg1, whole genome shotgun sequence contains the following:
- the LOC115602832 gene encoding filamin-A-like translates to MGPGGHYGAGSGAYGSLRARGGPAAPLALYGAGAGSAGGGGGGQEVTSRGGGEGGAAGGTPTPARGPRRPERDRSRRVRSAGARGGSGAPPRAPGPPRAPGPPPGSSSGVGAPDPPPAPDPPHGMELRGHILPPGTHSPAGPGTGRLQELRERQRGLRQGDPMPHGRDPNAPPRPPPPRGCCGGRWAPLTPPVAAELSEHEVSAVVTGPSGQAVAAQALEGDGGTYSIRFVPAETGVHSVSVKDRGQHVPGSPFQFTVGPLGEGGAHKVRAGGPGLERAEAGVPAEFSIWTREAGAGGLSIAVEGPSKAEIAFEDRKDGSCGVSYVVQEPGDYEVSVKFNEEHIPESPFVVAAAAPCDAARRLTVSSLQESGLKVHQPASFAVSLNGAKGALDAKVHSPSGALEECHITEVTEDKYAVRFIPRENGVYSIDVKFEGSHIPGSPFKVRVGEPGQAGDPGLVSAYGPGLEGGTTGSPAEFVVNTSKAGPGALAVTIDGPSKVKMECRECAEGYRVSYTPMAPGSYLIAIKFGGPHHIVGSPFKAKITGPRLVSSHSLRESSSVLVDAGGGGAAAAGAGGAPPGGPPPGSDAGRVVAKGLGLSKAFVGQKNSFTLDCSRAGNNMLLVGVQGPRCPCEEIVVKHLGNQLYNVSYILRERGDHLLVIKWGDQHVPNSPFRVTVP